The Macaca fascicularis isolate 582-1 chromosome 11, T2T-MFA8v1.1 genome includes a region encoding these proteins:
- the ENDOU gene encoding uridylate-specific endoribonuclease isoform X2, whose product MESCASRCNEKFNRDAACQCDRRCLRHGNCCEDYEHLCTEDHKESEPLPQPEEETEEALASNLYSAPTSCQGRCYEAFDKHHQCHCNARCQEFGNCCKDFESLCSDHEGFSHSSDAITKEEIQSISEKIYRADTNKAQKEDIILNSQNCISPSETRDQRDRCPKPLFTYVNEKLFSKPTYAAFINLLNNYQRATGHGEHFSAQELAEQDAFLREIMKTAVMKELYSFLHHQNRYGSEQEFINDLKNMWFGLYSRGNEEGDSSGFEHVFSGEVKKGKVTGFHNWIRFYLEEKEGLVDYYSHIYDGPWDSYPDVLAMQFNWDGYYKEVGSAFIGSSPEFEFALYSLCFIARPGKVCQLSLGGYPLAVRTYTWDKSTYGNGKKHIATAYIVSSA is encoded by the exons ATGGAATCCTGTGCATCTCGATGTAATGAGAAATTTAACCGGGACGCTGCCTGCCAGTGTGACCGCCGGTGTCTCCGGCATGGGAACTGCTGCGAAGACTACGAACATCTGTGTACTG AGGACCACAAAGAGTCAGAGCCATTGCCACAGCcggaggaagagacagaagaggcCCTTGCCAGCA ACTTGTACTCGGCACCCACCTCCTGCCAGGGCCGCTGCTACGAAGCCTTCGACAAGCACCACCAATGTCACTGCAATGCCCGCTGCCAAGAGTTTGGGAACTGCTGCAAGGATTTTGAGAGCCTGTGTAGTGACCACG AGGGCTTCTCCCACAGCAGTGATGCCATAACCAAAGAGGAGATTCAGAGCATCTCTGAGAAGATCTACAGGGCAGACACCAACAAAGCCCAGAAGGAAGATATCATTCTCAATAGCCAAAACTGCATCTCCCCGTCAGAGACCAGAGACCAAAGGGATCGCTGCCCAAAGCC ACTCTTCACTTATGTCAATGAGAAGCTGTTCTCCAAGCCCACCTATGCAGCCTTCATCAACCTCCTCAACAACTACCAGCGGGCGACAGGTCATGGGGAGCACTTCAGTGCCCAGGAGCTGGCCGAACAGGACGCCTTCCTCAGAGAGATCATGAAGACGGCAGTCATGAAGGAGCTCTACAGCTTCCTCCATCACCAGA ATCGCTATGGCTCAGAACAAGAGTTCATCAATGACTTGAAGAACATGTGGTTTGGGCTTTATTCAAGAGGCAATGAAGAGGGGGACTCGAGTGGCTTTGAACATGTCTTCTCAG GTGAGGTCAAAAAAGGCAAGGTCACTGGCTTCCATAACTGGATCCGCTTCTACCTGGAGGAGAAGGAGGGTCTGGTTGACTATTACAGTCACATCTACGATGGGCCT TGGGATTCTTACCCCGACGTACTGGCAATGCAGTTCAACTGGGACGGCTACTATAAGGAAGTGGGCTCCGCTTTCATCGGCAGCAGCCCTGAGTTTGAGTTTGCACTCTACTCCCTGTGCTTCATCGCCAGGCCAGGCAAAGT GTGCCAGTTAAGCCTGGGAGGATATCCCTTAGCCGTCCGGACATATACCTGGGACAAGTCCACCTACGGGAATGGCAAGAAGCACATCGCCACAGCCTACATAGTGTCTTCTGCCTAA
- the ENDOU gene encoding uridylate-specific endoribonuclease isoform X1 → MRACIPLVLAVLCSLAWAGKMESCASRCNEKFNRDAACQCDRRCLRHGNCCEDYEHLCTEDHKESEPLPQPEEETEEALASNLYSAPTSCQGRCYEAFDKHHQCHCNARCQEFGNCCKDFESLCSDHEGFSHSSDAITKEEIQSISEKIYRADTNKAQKEDIILNSQNCISPSETRDQRDRCPKPLFTYVNEKLFSKPTYAAFINLLNNYQRATGHGEHFSAQELAEQDAFLREIMKTAVMKELYSFLHHQNRYGSEQEFINDLKNMWFGLYSRGNEEGDSSGFEHVFSGEVKKGKVTGFHNWIRFYLEEKEGLVDYYSHIYDGPWDSYPDVLAMQFNWDGYYKEVGSAFIGSSPEFEFALYSLCFIARPGKVCQLSLGGYPLAVRTYTWDKSTYGNGKKHIATAYIVSSA, encoded by the exons ATGAGGGCCTGCATCCCCCTGGTATTGGCCGTGCTGTGCAGCCTGGCCTGGGCTG GAAAAATGGAATCCTGTGCATCTCGATGTAATGAGAAATTTAACCGGGACGCTGCCTGCCAGTGTGACCGCCGGTGTCTCCGGCATGGGAACTGCTGCGAAGACTACGAACATCTGTGTACTG AGGACCACAAAGAGTCAGAGCCATTGCCACAGCcggaggaagagacagaagaggcCCTTGCCAGCA ACTTGTACTCGGCACCCACCTCCTGCCAGGGCCGCTGCTACGAAGCCTTCGACAAGCACCACCAATGTCACTGCAATGCCCGCTGCCAAGAGTTTGGGAACTGCTGCAAGGATTTTGAGAGCCTGTGTAGTGACCACG AGGGCTTCTCCCACAGCAGTGATGCCATAACCAAAGAGGAGATTCAGAGCATCTCTGAGAAGATCTACAGGGCAGACACCAACAAAGCCCAGAAGGAAGATATCATTCTCAATAGCCAAAACTGCATCTCCCCGTCAGAGACCAGAGACCAAAGGGATCGCTGCCCAAAGCC ACTCTTCACTTATGTCAATGAGAAGCTGTTCTCCAAGCCCACCTATGCAGCCTTCATCAACCTCCTCAACAACTACCAGCGGGCGACAGGTCATGGGGAGCACTTCAGTGCCCAGGAGCTGGCCGAACAGGACGCCTTCCTCAGAGAGATCATGAAGACGGCAGTCATGAAGGAGCTCTACAGCTTCCTCCATCACCAGA ATCGCTATGGCTCAGAACAAGAGTTCATCAATGACTTGAAGAACATGTGGTTTGGGCTTTATTCAAGAGGCAATGAAGAGGGGGACTCGAGTGGCTTTGAACATGTCTTCTCAG GTGAGGTCAAAAAAGGCAAGGTCACTGGCTTCCATAACTGGATCCGCTTCTACCTGGAGGAGAAGGAGGGTCTGGTTGACTATTACAGTCACATCTACGATGGGCCT TGGGATTCTTACCCCGACGTACTGGCAATGCAGTTCAACTGGGACGGCTACTATAAGGAAGTGGGCTCCGCTTTCATCGGCAGCAGCCCTGAGTTTGAGTTTGCACTCTACTCCCTGTGCTTCATCGCCAGGCCAGGCAAAGT GTGCCAGTTAAGCCTGGGAGGATATCCCTTAGCCGTCCGGACATATACCTGGGACAAGTCCACCTACGGGAATGGCAAGAAGCACATCGCCACAGCCTACATAGTGTCTTCTGCCTAA
- the ENDOU gene encoding uridylate-specific endoribonuclease isoform X3, translated as MDCQHLEHSLTHKDHKESEPLPQPEEETEEALASNLYSAPTSCQGRCYEAFDKHHQCHCNARCQEFGNCCKDFESLCSDHEGFSHSSDAITKEEIQSISEKIYRADTNKAQKEDIILNSQNCISPSETRDQRDRCPKPLFTYVNEKLFSKPTYAAFINLLNNYQRATGHGEHFSAQELAEQDAFLREIMKTAVMKELYSFLHHQNRYGSEQEFINDLKNMWFGLYSRGNEEGDSSGFEHVFSGEVKKGKVTGFHNWIRFYLEEKEGLVDYYSHIYDGPWDSYPDVLAMQFNWDGYYKEVGSAFIGSSPEFEFALYSLCFIARPGKVCQLSLGGYPLAVRTYTWDKSTYGNGKKHIATAYIVSSA; from the exons atGGATTGCCAGCACTTAGAACAcagcctgacacata AGGACCACAAAGAGTCAGAGCCATTGCCACAGCcggaggaagagacagaagaggcCCTTGCCAGCA ACTTGTACTCGGCACCCACCTCCTGCCAGGGCCGCTGCTACGAAGCCTTCGACAAGCACCACCAATGTCACTGCAATGCCCGCTGCCAAGAGTTTGGGAACTGCTGCAAGGATTTTGAGAGCCTGTGTAGTGACCACG AGGGCTTCTCCCACAGCAGTGATGCCATAACCAAAGAGGAGATTCAGAGCATCTCTGAGAAGATCTACAGGGCAGACACCAACAAAGCCCAGAAGGAAGATATCATTCTCAATAGCCAAAACTGCATCTCCCCGTCAGAGACCAGAGACCAAAGGGATCGCTGCCCAAAGCC ACTCTTCACTTATGTCAATGAGAAGCTGTTCTCCAAGCCCACCTATGCAGCCTTCATCAACCTCCTCAACAACTACCAGCGGGCGACAGGTCATGGGGAGCACTTCAGTGCCCAGGAGCTGGCCGAACAGGACGCCTTCCTCAGAGAGATCATGAAGACGGCAGTCATGAAGGAGCTCTACAGCTTCCTCCATCACCAGA ATCGCTATGGCTCAGAACAAGAGTTCATCAATGACTTGAAGAACATGTGGTTTGGGCTTTATTCAAGAGGCAATGAAGAGGGGGACTCGAGTGGCTTTGAACATGTCTTCTCAG GTGAGGTCAAAAAAGGCAAGGTCACTGGCTTCCATAACTGGATCCGCTTCTACCTGGAGGAGAAGGAGGGTCTGGTTGACTATTACAGTCACATCTACGATGGGCCT TGGGATTCTTACCCCGACGTACTGGCAATGCAGTTCAACTGGGACGGCTACTATAAGGAAGTGGGCTCCGCTTTCATCGGCAGCAGCCCTGAGTTTGAGTTTGCACTCTACTCCCTGTGCTTCATCGCCAGGCCAGGCAAAGT GTGCCAGTTAAGCCTGGGAGGATATCCCTTAGCCGTCCGGACATATACCTGGGACAAGTCCACCTACGGGAATGGCAAGAAGCACATCGCCACAGCCTACATAGTGTCTTCTGCCTAA